In Mangrovibacterium diazotrophicum, one genomic interval encodes:
- a CDS encoding amidophosphoribosyltransferase, producing the protein MSELIKHECGIALIRLRKPLSYYQEKYGTWQYGLNKLYLLMEKQHNRGQDGAGVVSVKMNLKPGQEYIHRYRSIEQNPIQDVFAKVGKSVKKAMKSGKDLSDLKWVYEHLPYAGELYLGHLRYGTFGNNSIDFVHPVMRQNNWKSRTLVLAGNFNLTNTDELFQKLIDLGQHPKNYTDTVTALEKVGHFLDEENQFRFRQYKNEGFSNREISPLIEKTLDVQSILENASKDWDGGYAMAGLIGHGDAFVARDPWGIRPAHYYIDDEIVVVASERPVIQTVMNVKGSDVHQIKPGEALIIKKDGSVSNHIVRVPHKRKSCSFERIYFSRGSDKDIYQERKALGHLLAPQILKEINYDIKNTVFSYIPNTAETAFYGMMQGIRDHLMIWKKEQIRAKNGSISEEDLENIISLEPRVEKIAIKDAKLRTFIADDASRDDLVAHVYDVTYGVVKENTDTLVIIDDSIVRGTTLKNSILKILDRLNPKRIIVISSAPQIRYPDCYGIDMAVLGKFIAFNAVIELLKDHNKEQLIDEVYNKCKAQQNLPKEEIVNYVKEIYRQFTPEQISKKIADLLKPEGCKAEVDIVYQSIENLHKACPNDTGDWYFSGDYPTPGGNKVVNTSFINYVEGFEGRAY; encoded by the coding sequence ATGAGTGAATTGATTAAACACGAATGTGGTATTGCCCTGATCCGGTTGAGGAAGCCGTTGAGTTACTACCAGGAGAAGTACGGAACATGGCAATATGGCTTGAACAAGCTTTATCTTTTGATGGAGAAACAACACAACCGCGGGCAGGATGGTGCTGGTGTGGTTAGTGTTAAAATGAACCTGAAGCCGGGACAGGAATACATTCATCGTTACCGTTCTATTGAGCAAAATCCAATTCAGGATGTGTTTGCCAAAGTTGGTAAATCGGTGAAAAAAGCGATGAAGTCCGGCAAAGATCTGTCTGATTTGAAATGGGTGTATGAACACCTGCCTTACGCGGGCGAACTGTATTTGGGGCACCTTCGCTACGGTACTTTTGGAAACAATAGCATCGATTTTGTGCACCCGGTCATGCGTCAGAATAACTGGAAATCGCGTACATTGGTGTTGGCGGGTAACTTCAACCTGACAAATACCGACGAGCTTTTCCAGAAGTTGATTGACTTGGGACAGCACCCGAAAAACTACACTGATACGGTAACAGCACTGGAAAAAGTAGGCCACTTCCTGGATGAAGAAAACCAATTCCGTTTCCGTCAATATAAAAATGAAGGATTCTCGAATCGCGAGATTTCTCCGTTGATCGAAAAAACATTGGACGTTCAGAGTATTCTCGAAAATGCCAGCAAGGATTGGGATGGTGGTTATGCAATGGCCGGTTTGATTGGTCATGGTGACGCCTTTGTTGCCCGCGACCCTTGGGGTATTCGTCCGGCTCACTATTATATTGATGACGAAATCGTTGTGGTGGCATCAGAACGTCCGGTAATTCAAACGGTGATGAATGTGAAAGGTAGCGATGTGCACCAGATCAAACCGGGAGAAGCGCTGATTATTAAGAAAGACGGAAGTGTTTCTAATCATATTGTTCGTGTGCCGCACAAACGGAAATCTTGTTCGTTTGAACGGATTTATTTCTCGCGTGGTAGTGATAAAGATATCTACCAGGAACGGAAAGCGCTGGGCCATTTGCTGGCACCGCAAATTTTGAAAGAAATTAACTACGATATTAAAAATACGGTTTTCTCCTATATTCCAAACACTGCGGAAACTGCCTTTTACGGTATGATGCAGGGGATTCGGGATCATTTGATGATCTGGAAAAAGGAGCAAATCCGTGCGAAAAACGGAAGCATCTCCGAAGAAGACTTGGAGAACATCATTTCGCTGGAGCCGCGTGTTGAAAAAATCGCGATTAAAGATGCCAAGCTGCGTACGTTTATTGCTGACGATGCAAGTCGCGATGACTTGGTTGCGCACGTTTACGACGTGACTTACGGCGTGGTGAAAGAAAATACCGATACATTGGTGATTATCGATGACTCGATTGTTCGCGGAACCACGTTGAAAAACAGCATCCTGAAAATTCTCGATCGCTTGAACCCGAAACGCATCATCGTTATTTCTTCAGCTCCTCAGATTCGTTACCCCGACTGCTACGGTATCGACATGGCCGTATTAGGTAAATTTATTGCCTTCAATGCCGTGATCGAATTGTTGAAAGATCACAATAAGGAGCAATTGATCGACGAGGTATATAATAAATGTAAGGCACAGCAAAATCTTCCGAAAGAAGAGATAGTGAACTACGTGAAAGAAATTTACCGTCAGTTTACGCCCGAGCAAATCTCGAAGAAAATCGCTGATTTGTTGAAGCCTGAAGGTTGTAAGGCAGAAG
- a CDS encoding SPOR domain-containing protein, which produces MKLPIVGIIFLLFHLSVSAQEMTYKPAATSGGATILNRIDVQQDSRIDTLLNNHIEMNKKKGGTDGFRLEIFFSSGTSARQEAMKVRTDFLRIFPDVPAYMSFQSPNFKIRIGDCRTKSEALRLKEKIKKNYPNAFIVPDLIQFPKLYTADSN; this is translated from the coding sequence ATGAAGTTACCAATTGTTGGGATCATCTTTTTATTATTTCATTTGAGTGTTTCTGCTCAGGAGATGACCTACAAGCCTGCCGCAACTTCCGGTGGAGCCACAATCCTGAACCGAATTGACGTTCAGCAAGATTCCCGTATCGATACGTTGTTGAACAATCACATCGAAATGAATAAAAAGAAAGGCGGAACCGATGGTTTTCGTCTCGAGATTTTTTTCAGTTCGGGAACCAGTGCACGCCAGGAAGCGATGAAAGTTCGAACTGATTTCCTTCGGATTTTTCCGGATGTGCCTGCTTACATGTCTTTCCAAAGCCCCAACTTTAAAATCCGCATTGGCGATTGCCGGACCAAGAGTGAAGCTTTGAGACTAAAAGAGAAAATTAAAAAGAATTATCCGAATGCGTTTATTGTGCCGGATTTGATTCAGTTTCCAAAATTATACACTGCAGATTCAAACTAG
- a CDS encoding carboxymuconolactone decarboxylase family protein, whose amino-acid sequence MNSVSFTKPKTVYYSTIHYFHNIMSDLINDFREYREKMNEKILGSGNKVMKRIYGVDTLAYQEGALSTQTKEMLGLVSSMVLRCDDCIKYHLEKCHELGLTTDEIFEVFSIANLVGGTIVIPHTRRAVEYWEALNEKAGINAKS is encoded by the coding sequence ATGAATTCGGTAAGCTTTACCAAACCCAAAACCGTTTATTACAGTACAATTCACTATTTTCACAACATTATGAGCGATTTGATCAATGATTTCAGAGAATACCGGGAGAAGATGAACGAGAAAATTCTTGGTTCCGGCAACAAAGTAATGAAGCGAATCTACGGGGTAGATACATTGGCTTACCAGGAAGGAGCTCTCTCCACGCAAACAAAAGAAATGCTCGGATTGGTTTCTTCAATGGTCTTGCGCTGCGACGATTGTATCAAATATCACCTTGAAAAATGCCATGAACTGGGGCTGACCACCGATGAAATTTTCGAAGTATTCTCCATCGCAAACCTTGTCGGAGGGACAATTGTTATTCCTCATACCCGGCGAGCCGTTGAATATTGGGAAGCGCTGAACGAGAAAGCAGGAATTAATGCAAAATCTTAA
- a CDS encoding NifB/NifX family molybdenum-iron cluster-binding protein, protein MIAISATDKKLTASMDIRFGRSPYFLLTDGVVTRFISNPFCQDDDDVAPRVVELLSKQEVSKIVTGEIGPKAKASLDKNRIQVIMLTEDKISLQHVLKKMNMSK, encoded by the coding sequence ATGATAGCTATAAGTGCAACAGATAAAAAACTCACCGCCAGCATGGACATCCGTTTTGGCAGAAGTCCGTACTTTTTATTGACCGATGGAGTTGTGACCCGTTTCATCAGCAACCCTTTTTGTCAGGACGATGATGATGTCGCACCGAGAGTTGTGGAACTTCTGAGCAAACAGGAAGTTTCGAAGATCGTAACCGGCGAAATTGGCCCCAAAGCAAAAGCCAGTCTCGATAAAAACCGGATCCAGGTTATCATGCTCACCGAAGATAAAATCAGCCTGCAGCATGTTTTGAAAAAGATGAACATGTCGAAGTAG
- the yjjX gene encoding inosine/xanthosine triphosphatase: MKIVVASKNPVKVNAILKSFSACFDDALEVVPVTVSSGVSDQPMDEDETLQGAINRAAEARNEIQGADFYAGIEGGVALHNDRLFAFAWIVIANHEFESHARTATFELPPQIRELIFSGMELGDADDLVFNQQNSKQQNGAVGLLTSDRLTREILYHQAAMLAIIPFLNRELYVERKQLSK, from the coding sequence ATGAAAATAGTTGTAGCCTCCAAAAATCCGGTAAAAGTTAATGCAATATTAAAATCCTTTTCAGCCTGCTTCGACGATGCGTTGGAGGTGGTTCCCGTAACGGTTTCTTCCGGTGTTTCCGATCAGCCAATGGACGAAGATGAGACACTGCAGGGAGCGATTAATCGCGCTGCTGAAGCCCGAAACGAAATTCAGGGAGCAGATTTTTATGCCGGAATAGAAGGCGGCGTCGCGCTGCACAACGATCGCTTATTTGCATTTGCCTGGATTGTGATCGCGAATCACGAATTTGAATCACATGCCCGCACGGCCACATTCGAACTTCCGCCGCAAATCAGAGAACTAATTTTTAGCGGGATGGAGCTTGGCGATGCTGATGATCTGGTTTTCAATCAGCAAAATTCGAAACAACAAAATGGTGCTGTTGGACTGTTGACTAGCGATCGGTTAACCCGGGAAATTTTATACCATCAGGCAGCAATGTTGGCAATCATTCCGTTTCTGAACAGGGAATTGTATGTGGAACGGAAGCAGCTTTCAAAGTAG
- a CDS encoding GNAT family N-acetyltransferase has product MLIRKARPEDASTIAGFQLAMALETEDLQLDKKTVNKGVDAVFEDPSKGNYYIAEIEGHVVASLLTTFEWSDWRNGTVLWIQSVYVLPDFRKIGIYTSMYQHIQQLVMDNDDLKGIRLYAEKTNDTAHLVYEKSGMSAEHYQLYEWLK; this is encoded by the coding sequence ATGCTTATCAGGAAAGCTCGGCCCGAAGATGCCTCAACAATCGCTGGTTTTCAACTGGCCATGGCGCTCGAAACCGAAGACTTACAACTCGACAAAAAAACAGTCAACAAAGGAGTTGATGCTGTATTTGAAGACCCGTCCAAAGGAAATTATTACATCGCGGAAATTGAAGGACATGTGGTGGCCTCGCTGCTAACCACTTTCGAGTGGAGCGACTGGCGCAACGGAACCGTGCTTTGGATTCAGTCGGTTTACGTCCTGCCCGATTTTCGGAAGATTGGCATTTACACCTCCATGTACCAGCACATTCAACAATTGGTGATGGACAACGACGACCTGAAAGGAATTCGCCTGTACGCAGAAAAAACAAACGACACGGCTCACCTGGTTTACGAAAAATCAGGAATGAGTGCCGAACATTATCAACTATACGAGTGGTTAAAATAG
- a CDS encoding VIT1/CCC1 transporter family protein → MERKPLSPEVRKQIIIAQRTEITEYHVYKRLAGIVKDKENSAVLSKIADDELRHYKIWEKYSGREVSPSKWGIRKFYWIARLFGITFGIKLLEKAEERAQVNYHEIGREIPEAIAIGKEETEHENKLIAMIHEEKLEYIGSIVLGLNDALVEILGTLAGLTFALQNTKLVALAGIIAGIAGALSMSSSEYLSNKSEGNHDGALKSAFFTGIAYFVAVVFLVVPYLIFTSPFVALIVAVIDSILVVFFYSYYISIANDQPFRKRFTEMVVLSTVVGLISFGLGYLVRVLFGIDV, encoded by the coding sequence ATGGAACGCAAGCCTTTATCCCCCGAAGTACGCAAACAAATTATTATTGCTCAGCGCACAGAGATCACAGAATATCATGTTTACAAACGACTGGCAGGAATTGTCAAGGACAAAGAAAATTCAGCCGTTTTGTCGAAGATAGCAGATGACGAGCTGCGACACTACAAGATTTGGGAAAAATACTCGGGCCGGGAAGTCAGCCCAAGCAAATGGGGAATCCGTAAATTTTACTGGATCGCACGCCTTTTCGGGATAACCTTCGGTATTAAACTATTGGAGAAAGCAGAAGAACGTGCCCAGGTAAATTACCACGAAATTGGTCGGGAGATCCCCGAAGCAATCGCCATTGGCAAGGAAGAAACCGAGCACGAAAACAAATTGATCGCCATGATCCATGAAGAAAAGCTGGAATACATCGGCTCAATTGTTCTGGGGTTGAACGACGCCTTGGTGGAGATTCTGGGAACATTGGCGGGTTTGACATTTGCACTTCAAAACACCAAACTCGTAGCCTTGGCGGGTATCATTGCAGGTATTGCCGGCGCATTGTCGATGTCATCGTCTGAATATCTGTCCAACAAATCGGAGGGAAACCATGACGGTGCTTTAAAATCGGCGTTCTTCACAGGCATCGCCTACTTTGTTGCGGTAGTGTTCCTGGTCGTTCCGTACCTGATTTTTACCTCACCGTTCGTAGCACTGATCGTCGCGGTGATCGATTCAATTCTGGTTGTTTTCTTTTACAGTTATTATATTTCCATTGCAAACGATCAACCGTTCCGCAAACGATTTACCGAAATGGTTGTTCTTAGTACGGTGGTTGGATTGATTTCTTTCGGATTGGGATACCTGGTCCGCGTTCTGTTCGGCATCGACGTCTAA
- a CDS encoding AlbA family DNA-binding domain-containing protein has protein sequence MSTKLKKMILEGEHQTQDFKYCISDSRKIARSLVAFANTDGGRLLIGVKDNGNIAGVRSEEEYYMIESAATIYSKPPIKFSSQQHFIDNKVVLEIIVESSTDKPHFAKDENDKWWAYYRLKDENKLANKVMIEVWKKQRSPEGIFINYSDDERFLLDYLSRNESISHSAFSRKARITYIDAEKILSDFIVLGILQPVFGEQQIRYALADDFDRESWDRQESA, from the coding sequence GTGAGCACGAAACTTAAGAAAATGATCCTGGAGGGTGAACATCAAACCCAGGACTTTAAATATTGTATCAGCGATTCGCGAAAAATTGCTCGTTCCCTGGTTGCATTTGCCAATACCGATGGCGGCCGTTTGCTGATCGGGGTGAAAGACAACGGGAATATAGCCGGCGTGCGTTCGGAAGAGGAATATTACATGATTGAATCAGCTGCGACAATTTACAGCAAACCACCGATCAAGTTCAGCTCGCAACAACATTTCATCGATAATAAAGTGGTGCTGGAAATTATTGTTGAAAGCAGCACCGACAAACCCCATTTTGCCAAAGACGAAAACGACAAATGGTGGGCTTATTACCGCCTGAAAGATGAAAATAAATTGGCCAACAAAGTCATGATAGAGGTTTGGAAGAAGCAGAGAAGCCCGGAAGGAATTTTCATCAATTACTCAGATGATGAACGCTTTCTACTGGATTACCTTTCCCGAAACGAAAGCATCAGCCATTCCGCTTTTTCCCGAAAAGCCCGCATAACTTACATTGATGCTGAAAAAATTCTTTCCGATTTTATCGTCCTCGGAATCCTTCAACCCGTCTTTGGAGAACAACAAATTCGTTATGCTTTAGCCGACGATTTCGACCGCGAAAGCTGGGACAGACAGGAATCAGCGTAA
- a CDS encoding alkaline phosphatase gives MKRILVFAFALAVSTASFAQENYKTITKEDSLRTYHGNISYPVKTYPDAPKTKKPKNIIFMIGDGMGTAQIYAGLTANHGHLFLDNFKHVGFSKTRSASDYITDSAAGGTALSSGYRTYNGAIGVDTDTVAHKTMLEIAEDKGKATGLVSTSAITHATPASFIAHQPSRNMYEAIAGDFLKTDIDVFIGGGYKHFTDRKDGKDLTVDLKKKGYTVLQDMNDIEKVKSGKLAGLTAAEHNPVASKRGDMLPRATETALNILSKNKKGFFIMVEGSQIDWGGHQNNTNYVVEEMLDFDQAIGKALEFAAKDGETLIVITADHETGGMAITGGDMETGMVQGSFIYGHHTGVMVPVFAFGPGADEFTGIMKNEDIGKKLIQLVSGNE, from the coding sequence ATGAAAAGAATTTTAGTATTTGCATTTGCGCTCGCCGTCTCCACGGCCAGCTTTGCCCAGGAAAACTACAAGACAATTACCAAAGAAGATTCACTCAGAACTTATCACGGTAACATCAGCTACCCGGTAAAAACGTATCCGGACGCTCCTAAAACAAAAAAGCCTAAGAACATCATTTTTATGATTGGCGATGGTATGGGAACGGCTCAAATCTATGCCGGATTGACTGCCAATCACGGGCACCTGTTCCTCGACAATTTCAAACACGTTGGTTTTTCCAAAACCCGTTCTGCCAGTGACTACATTACCGACTCGGCTGCAGGGGGTACAGCACTTTCAAGCGGCTACCGCACCTACAACGGAGCAATTGGTGTCGACACCGATACGGTTGCACACAAAACCATGCTCGAGATCGCTGAAGACAAAGGAAAGGCAACCGGCTTGGTTTCAACCTCGGCAATAACACACGCCACTCCCGCTTCCTTTATTGCTCATCAACCATCGCGTAACATGTACGAAGCAATTGCCGGTGACTTTTTGAAAACAGATATCGACGTTTTTATTGGCGGTGGCTACAAGCATTTCACAGATCGCAAGGATGGCAAAGATCTGACCGTTGACCTGAAAAAGAAAGGCTACACTGTTTTGCAGGACATGAATGACATTGAAAAAGTAAAATCAGGAAAATTAGCCGGACTGACAGCGGCAGAGCACAACCCCGTAGCATCAAAACGTGGCGACATGCTGCCACGCGCTACTGAAACGGCTCTGAATATTCTGAGCAAAAACAAAAAAGGCTTTTTCATCATGGTCGAAGGATCGCAAATCGACTGGGGTGGCCACCAAAATAACACCAACTACGTGGTGGAAGAAATGCTCGACTTTGACCAGGCAATTGGCAAAGCGCTTGAGTTTGCAGCTAAGGATGGCGAAACCCTGATCGTGATCACAGCCGACCATGAAACCGGAGGAATGGCAATTACAGGCGGCGATATGGAAACCGGAATGGTACAAGGATCATTCATCTACGGACACCACACCGGCGTAATGGTACCTGTATTTGCGTTTGGACCGGGCGCAGATGAGTTCACCGGAATCATGAAAAACGAAGACATCGGTAAAAAACTGATCCAACTCGTTTCTGGTAACGAATAG
- a CDS encoding manganese efflux pump MntP yields MFYTTIIILAMGLSVDSFAVSVTSGLSLPKIRFFEAVKLAFLMALFQAAMPVIGWFLEASVRNYIEPVDHWIAFGLLGLLGGKMIIENLRIKEEKKFLDPMIFRVALMLAFATSIDAMAVGFSLAMIMEKLTPIVLIIGSITFIASMLGILIGKKTGPKVSKYAEITGGIILIAIGLKILLEHLQAS; encoded by the coding sequence ATGTTCTACACAACCATCATCATATTAGCGATGGGATTGTCGGTTGATTCGTTCGCAGTTTCTGTAACGAGCGGCCTCAGTCTTCCCAAAATCCGATTCTTCGAGGCTGTAAAACTGGCTTTTCTCATGGCATTATTTCAAGCCGCCATGCCAGTTATCGGCTGGTTCCTGGAAGCCAGTGTTCGCAACTACATTGAGCCGGTTGACCACTGGATTGCATTCGGGCTACTTGGACTACTTGGCGGGAAAATGATCATTGAAAACCTCAGAATAAAAGAAGAGAAAAAATTCCTTGATCCCATGATTTTCCGTGTTGCGCTCATGCTTGCCTTTGCAACCAGCATTGATGCCATGGCCGTGGGCTTCAGCCTGGCAATGATTATGGAGAAGCTGACACCAATTGTCCTCATCATTGGCAGCATCACGTTTATTGCCTCCATGCTGGGAATCTTAATCGGTAAAAAGACAGGCCCGAAAGTCTCAAAATACGCCGAAATTACTGGCGGAATCATTCTAATCGCCATCGGCCTGAAAATACTTCTTGAACATTTGCAGGCTTCTTGA
- a CDS encoding histidine kinase N-terminal 7TM domain-containing protein: protein MPHEIGNYLITPLGIFLLVSGAAGIFLALYISKFKQSPGIGYLAMLQLSTAIWTIFYFLEYSAIKLDDRLFWSKLSYIGIAFIPVWFYLFSVNFESRQKKVSQKLALPLIFVSSIFIGIVFTNDYHHMHWQSAKIDSEFQTTIYQYGPFFWLIFVYIYGFLIASIINILNLIRRYSAQIHSAVWLMILACLIPVLGNIMYVFKLNPVPGFDWTPTCFFATGSILAYINIRFGLIDLIPFARQKLIDVMDDGFLLIDINYRVADINQSLLNRISRSREEVLGKHLTEVFPGREELIDQIALSEQVSRIEITTLLSPDKKHLDMRATPIFDKYNVMSGQVVIFRDITTLKNHETTILKTNSQLKQEITEKEKLIGDLDNFANTVAHDLKNTIGVVVSLSEMIEQEIAEKNYGAVADLNKLVFGSASKTLYIMEELLTMSTIRQQDITKQTVDMNSVVEESITRLSSLIESSQTTIVKPDHWPSTQAIPSWIEEVWVNFISNAVKYGGAPPVIKMGAEQLYSENKVKYWIKDNGNGLSTDDQAKLFTKFTRLEASRAHGTGLGLSIVKRIIEKLDGEVGVFSDAIPGEGCLFYFILPGN, encoded by the coding sequence ATGCCCCATGAGATCGGAAATTATTTAATCACCCCGTTGGGGATATTCTTGCTGGTGTCCGGTGCTGCCGGCATTTTTCTGGCATTGTATATTTCGAAATTCAAGCAATCGCCAGGCATCGGCTATTTGGCTATGCTGCAGCTCTCGACTGCCATTTGGACCATCTTTTATTTTCTCGAATATTCCGCCATCAAGTTGGACGACCGATTGTTTTGGTCAAAACTCTCGTACATCGGAATTGCATTCATCCCGGTCTGGTTCTACCTGTTTTCAGTCAATTTCGAATCGAGACAAAAGAAGGTCTCGCAAAAGTTGGCACTGCCATTGATCTTTGTTTCTTCAATTTTTATCGGCATCGTTTTCACCAACGACTACCACCACATGCACTGGCAGTCGGCTAAAATTGACAGTGAATTCCAGACCACAATCTATCAATACGGCCCATTCTTCTGGCTTATCTTTGTGTACATCTACGGCTTTCTGATTGCCAGCATTATTAATATACTGAATCTCATCAGACGCTACAGTGCGCAAATTCACAGCGCTGTCTGGTTAATGATCCTCGCCTGCCTCATCCCGGTTTTAGGGAACATCATGTATGTGTTCAAACTGAATCCGGTGCCTGGCTTTGATTGGACACCGACTTGCTTTTTCGCTACTGGTTCAATTCTGGCATACATCAACATCCGCTTCGGATTGATCGACCTGATTCCTTTTGCCCGTCAGAAGCTTATCGATGTGATGGACGATGGATTTCTGCTTATCGACATCAATTATCGGGTTGCCGATATCAATCAATCGTTACTGAATCGAATCAGCCGTTCCCGCGAGGAGGTTTTGGGGAAACATCTGACTGAGGTCTTCCCCGGACGCGAAGAACTTATCGACCAAATCGCACTGAGTGAACAAGTTTCGCGGATTGAGATAACCACTTTGCTGAGCCCCGACAAAAAGCATCTGGACATGCGGGCAACACCGATTTTCGACAAGTACAACGTGATGAGCGGGCAGGTCGTTATTTTCCGCGACATTACCACCCTGAAAAATCACGAAACAACGATCCTGAAAACCAATTCTCAGCTGAAACAGGAAATTACGGAGAAAGAAAAACTCATCGGCGACCTTGATAATTTCGCCAACACGGTGGCTCACGACTTAAAGAATACCATTGGTGTGGTTGTGTCGCTTTCGGAAATGATCGAACAGGAAATTGCCGAGAAAAACTACGGGGCTGTCGCTGATTTGAACAAACTTGTTTTCGGATCGGCAAGCAAAACGCTCTACATTATGGAGGAACTGCTGACCATGTCGACCATCCGCCAACAGGACATTACCAAACAAACGGTGGACATGAATTCGGTTGTAGAAGAATCAATCACCAGACTTTCGAGCTTGATTGAATCGAGCCAGACAACCATTGTCAAGCCAGACCATTGGCCTTCAACCCAAGCTATCCCCTCCTGGATTGAAGAAGTCTGGGTGAATTTTATCAGCAACGCCGTAAAATACGGAGGCGCACCACCGGTAATTAAGATGGGGGCTGAACAACTTTACTCCGAAAACAAAGTCAAGTACTGGATTAAAGACAATGGCAACGGCCTATCGACTGATGATCAGGCTAAACTTTTCACCAAGTTCACGCGACTTGAAGCGAGCCGTGCACACGGAACGGGACTCGGCTTATCAATCGTTAAACGAATTATAGAAAAGCTCGACGGTGAAGTTGGCGTATTCAGCGATGCTATTCCCGGCGAGGGCTGCCTGTTCTACTTCATTTTGCCAGGCAATTAA